The Centroberyx gerrardi isolate f3 chromosome 12, fCenGer3.hap1.cur.20231027, whole genome shotgun sequence genome has a window encoding:
- the fam171a1 gene encoding protein FAM171A1 — protein sequence MMRVVDWSRTAAIVLCLLGYHVSKAVTKTLQEDNATEEVTLKVHLSDASTQQPLGGATIELFTNHTSVTTETSLADGNAYLRFPYRLGTPLVVTATKQGYVPNSVPWIPSRLPVFSSISLELLPERAATLMVYDDVVQIASGFQGSRGQPWVQFQRRALSLPPNTSYANLTALLTVASSPAHIQHFPYLQGLGGNGTGTEKRFELTPVAAISVHLLASEGVELQVNEPISISIPLPADSGLKENDHIPAWRFDPRLGAWLKSSLGYVQRDGQQLSLTYIAPQLGYWVAAMSPLHSGPVVAKDISTYHTVFLLAILGGMALILLCLLCLLLYYCRRRCIKPRGSHRKLTLSSGLDSSKRDQATSMSHLNLISSEVQLELVSTATEPDMTTPMLKPSSYEQHDNQHQHDLMSHGKHSRSSLGNNSRHGSSLGNLTPRSRDYRQSVETFPLKAALSTGTDRGYRQSYTSVCSSINQVSRLSSANQVQVSANHLSNAGIVDGISPSSPPHSPSRGEGSECRPADYLLSRSVDHLERANLQSLSRPGQLLCCGSVDLLSGGEGYPRVRPTLVIPAHYMRLPGEHPLCGQALLLQTDQQSDLETIQAELNASHSQQPLGQSPTDCTPGPTKQGDAEGRGLSESLSIPTALGETALMEINSEDTLLAEKTLMELRGGKPLPHPRAWFVSLDGRSNAHIRHSYIDLQRAGCHSNTPGAVGRQGNSSRGRHGNGNDASLDSGVDLNEPRVGRRGREGEREERETDKDRSKGSSPAMAYTQLVYVDDLDGGGSEEETPKCSPQDSTAGPILSDKAQVHRGELGEGEGSGVEGVQIQEEVPSPSSSSPASPPPLPTPEGVTFRTERSLLSVSPDDDVTHDDGEEEKKSPWQRREERPLLAFNLK from the exons ATGATGCGGGTTGTGGACTGGAGCAGGACCGCTGCGATTGTACTCTGCCTTTTGGGATACCACGTCTCCAAAGCGGTCACCAAAACATTACAGGAGGACAACGCCACCGAAG AGGTGACTCTGAAGGTTCACCTGAGCGATGCCAGCACCCAGCAGCCTTTGGGAGGAGCCACCATAGAACTCTTCACCAACCACACTTCTGTAACCACGGAAACCTCACTGGCTGATGGCAACGCCTACCTTCGCTTCCCCTACCGCCTTGGGACACCGTTGGTCGTCACCGCAACCAAACAGGGCTATGTGCCAAACTCTGTCCCCTGGATACCCTCCAGACTGcctg TGTTTTCCTCAATCAGTCTGGAGCTGCTACCAGAAAGAGCTGCTACTTTGATGGTGTATGATGATGTTGTCCAGATTGCCTCTGGCTTCCAAG GTTCGAGGGGCCAGCCCTGGGTTCAGTTTCAGCGTAGAGCCCTGAGTCTTCCTCCCAACACATCCTACGCCAACCTGACCGCTCTGCTCACCGTTGCCAGCTCCCCCGCCCACATCCAGCACTTCCCTTACCTGCAGGGGCTCGGCGGCAACGGCACAG GGACCGAGAAGAGGTTTGAGTTGACTCCTGTGGCAGCCATCTCTGTTCACCTATTGGCCAGCGAGGGAGTGGAGCTGCAGGTGAATGAGCCAATCAGcatctccatccctctgccGGCTGACAGTGGCCTGAAGGAAAATGATCACATCCCCGCCTGGAGATTTGACCCACGCTTGG gagCCTGGCTAAAGAGCAGTCTGGGTTATGTGCAGAGGGACGGCCAGCAGCTCAGTCTGACCTACATTGCCCCTCAGCTGGGATACTGGGTGGCCGCCATGTCCCCTTTACACTCAG GTCCTGTGGTGGCGAAGGACATCAGCACATACCACACGGTGTTCCTGCTGGCTATACTGGGAGGCATGGCTCTCATCCTGCTGTGCCTTCTCTGCCTCCTACTGTACtactgcag GCGCCGTTGTATAAAGCCTCGGGGGTCTCACCGCAAGCTCACGCTGTCCTCCGGTCTGGACAGCAGTAAGAGAGACCAGGCCACCTCCATGTCCCACCTAAACCTCATCAGCAGCGAG GTGCAGCTGGAACTGGTTTCCACAGCAACTGAACCTGACATGACCACGCCAATGCTGAAGCCCTCCTCCTATGAGCAACATGACAATCAACATCAGCATGACCTTATGTCACACGGCAAACACAGCCGCTCCTCTCTAGGCAATAACAGCCGCCACGGCTCATCTCTTGGCAACCTGACGCCTCGCAGCAGAGACTACCGGCAGTCTGTGGAGACGTTCCCATTAAAGGCCGCCCTCTCCACTGGAACAGACAGGGGCTACCGTCAATCATACACCTCCGTCTGCTCATCCATCAACCAGGTTTCACGACTGtcctcagccaatcaggttcAAGTGTCAGCTAACCACCTGAGTAATGCTGGGATTGTTGATGgcatctccccctcctctcctcctcattcccccagcagaggggagggaagtGAGTGTAGACCAGCTGACTACCTCCTGTCCCGGTCTGTGGACCACCTGGAGCGTGCTAatctccagtctctctcccGGCCGGGCCAGCTGCTGTGCTGCGGCTCTGTGGACCTACTGAGCGGGGGAGAAGGCTACCCGAGGGTGCGTCCGACACTGGTGATCCCAGCCCACTACATGCGCCTGCCTGGGGAGCACCCTCTGTGTGGCCAggccctgctgctgcagactgaccAGCAGAGTGACCTGGAGACCATCCAGGCTGAGCTCAACGCCTCACATTCCCAGCAGCCCCTAGGGCAATCCCCCACGGACTGCACTCCGGGTCCCACCAAGCAGGGCGATGCAGAGGGGCGTGGCCTGTCAGAGTCTCTGTCTATTCCAACAGCGCTTGGGGAAACTGCTCTCATGGAAATAAACAGCGAGGACACCTTGTTGGCCGAGAAGACTTTAATGGAACTAAGGGGAGGGAAGCCCCTCCCACACCCGCGAGCCTGGTTTGTCTCATTGGATGGTCGTTCCAACGCTCACATTCGCCACTCCTACATTGACCTTCAGCGGGCGGGGTGCCACAGCAACACACCAGGTGCAGTAGGTCGGCAAGGTAACAGCAGTAGGGGGAGGCATGGCAACGGTAATGATGCTAGTCTAGACTCTGGTGTGGACCTGAATGAGCCGAGAGTGGGgcgcagggggagggagggagagagggaggagagagagactgataaaGACAGATCAAAGGGCAGCTCTCCAGCCATGGCCTACACCCAGCTGGTGTATGTGGATGATCTGGATGGCGGAGGCAGCGAGGAGGAGACGCCCAAGTGCAGCCCCCAGGACAGCACAGCAGGACCCATCCTGTCAGATAAGGCGCAGGTTCACCGAGGGGAGctgggggaaggagaggggagtggAGTAGAGGGGGTACAAATACAAGAGGAGGTCCCCTCGCCTTCGTCTTCctcccctgcctctcctcctcccttgccAACGCCAGAGGGTGTGACTTTCAGAACTGAGCGTTCGCTGCTGTCAGTGTCCCCTGATGATGATGTAACACACGAcgacggagaggaggaaaagaagagcccctggcagaggagagaggagcgaccCCTGCTGGCCTTCAACCTCAAATGA
- the LOC139914909 gene encoding H-2 class II histocompatibility antigen, E-S beta chain-like: MSALSLSSVLLLFLASSGVDAFYGFGVMRCHGTSRDGHDAVFTEELYFNKIFLALYNSSLGKFIGNTKKAKEFADSFNKNPTFMERERMNTERYCKNLIPAIYNSFDNTAEPYVRLRSVEAASSRHPAMLVCSVYDFYPKPIRVTWLRDGKEVTSDVTSTVELSDGNWLYQIHSHLEYTPAPGEKITCMVEHASLSEPKLQDWDPVPESQRNKFAIGGAGLLLGLVFLAAGLISYKKSSTGRMLVPTS; encoded by the exons ATGTCTGCTCTcagcctctcttctgtcctgttGCTGTTCCTAGCGTCATCTGGAGTGG ATGCTTTTTACGGTTTTGGTGTGATGCGTTGTCACGGTACTTCCAGAGATGGTCATGATGCTGTGTTCACAGAGGAGTTGTACTTTAACAAGATCTTTCTGGCACTATACAACAGCAGTTTGGGAAAATTCATCGGCAACacaaagaaagcaaaagaatTTGCGGATTCCTTCAACAAAAATCCTACTTTTATGGAACGAGAGAGAATGAATACGGAGCGCTATTGCAAAAATCTCATACCGGCCATATATAATTCGTTTGATAACACAG CTGAGCCCTACGTCAGGCTGAGGTCAGTGGAGGCGGCCAGCAGCAGACACCCGGCCATGCTTGTCTGCAGTGTGTACGACTTCTATCCCAAACCAATCCGAGTGACATGGCtgagagatggaaaggaggTGACATCAGACGTGACCTCCACCGTGGAACTGTCCGATGGGAATTGGCTCTACCAGATCCACTCCCATCTGGAGTATACGCCCGCACCCGGGGAGAAAATCACCTGTATGGTGGAGCACGCCAGCCTCTCGGAGCCCAAGCTTCAGGACTGGG ACCCTGTGCCTGAGTCACAGAGGAATAAGTTTGCCATTGGGGGAGCAGGGCTGCTGCTTGGGCTGGTCTTTTTAGCTGCTGGACTGATTTCCTACAAGAAGAGTTCTACTG GGCGGATGTTGGTGCCAACAAGTTAA
- the LOC139914910 gene encoding H-2 class II histocompatibility antigen, A-U alpha chain-like, whose amino-acid sequence MKHAAIFTLILNICVASQIPHESVYFLGCFFNDTEVQLDIDGEQLFYADFQRQEIVYTAPSFFAFDPSVVFAGMKLFRNAVRQKNTCPAVLAYLIEEEKNPPEEKDAPESTIYPSEEVELGVENSLICFVNHFYPPSINVSWTKNGQLVSERASLGRYHFNNDGTFRQFSTLIFTPREGDVYSCIVEHPALEEPKVRIWEPDLSSPSLVPDVFCGVGLTLGMLGVAVGTFFMVKGHHGQ is encoded by the exons ATGAAGCATGCTGCCATTTTCACACTGATTCTCAACATCTGTGTCGCTTCACAAA TTCCCCATGAATCTGTCTATTTTCTGGGCTGTTTTTTTAACGACACTGAGGTACAATTGGACATCGATGGTGAGCAGCTGTTCTATGCTGATTTCCAAAGACAAGAGATTGTATACACTGCGCCCTCATTTTTTGCCTTTGATCCAAGTGTAGTCTTTGCGGGTATGAAATTATTTCGTAATGCTGTGAGACAGAAGAACACATGTCCTGCAGTCTTGGCATATTTGATCGAGGAAGAGAAAAATCCACCAGAAGAAAAAG aTGCCCCTGAGAGTACCATCTACCCCTCAGAAGAGGTTGAGCTGGGAGTAGAAAACAGCCTCATCTGCTTTGTGAATCATTTCTACCCACCTTCCATCAATGTCAGCTGGACCAAAAACGGCCAGCTCGTGTCAGAGAGGGCATCTCTCGGTCGGTACCATTTTAATAATGATGGGACTTTCCGCCAGTTCTCAACCCTGATTTTCACCCCAAGAGAGGGGGACGTCTACAGCTGCATTGTGGAGCACCCGGCCCTGGAGGAGCCTAAAGTTAGGATCTGGG AGCCTGACTTGAGTAGTCCCAGTCTTGTACCTGATGTGTTCTGCGGCGTGGGCCTGACTCTGGGGATGTTGGGGGTCGCAGTTGGAACATTTTTTATGGTCAAGGGACACCATGGACAGTAA
- the nmt2 gene encoding glycylpeptide N-tetradecanoyltransferase 2, producing MMAEDSESAASQQSLELDDQDTCGIDGDNEEENEHMQGSPGGDLGAKRKKKKQKRKKEKPSSGGAKSDSASDSQEIKNPGLPIQKLQDIQRAMELLSCQGPAKSIDEAAKHKYQFWDTQPVPKLNEVVTSHGPIEADKENIRQEPYSLPQGFMWDTLDLSNADVLKELYTLLNENYVEDDDNMFRFDYSPNFLKWALRPPGWLPQWHCGVRVSSNKKLVGFISAIPADIHIYDTLKRMVEINFLCVHKKLRSKRVAPVLIREITRRVNLEGIFQAVYTAGVVLPKPVSTCRYWHRSLNPRKLVEVKFSHLSRNMTLQRTMKLYRLSDSTKTPGLRPMERRDVRQVTELLQKHLRRFQLAPSMGEEEVAHWFLPQDNIIDTFVVEGAGGVLTDFTSFYTLPSTVMHHPLHRSLKAAYSFYSVHTQTPLLDLMNDALILAKLKGFDVFNALDLMENKVFLEKLKFGIGDGNLQYYLYNWKCPPMDPDKVGLVLQ from the exons atgatGGCGGAGGACAGCGAATCCGCGGCCAGTCAGCAGAGCCTGGAGCTAGACGACCAGGATACCTGCGGGATAGACGGAGATAACGAAGAGGAGAATGAGCATATGCAAGG gAGTCCAGGGGGAGATTTGGGGgccaagaggaagaagaagaagcagaagagaaagaaagagaagccaAGCTCGGGAGGAGCCAAGTCTGACTCTGCCTCTGACTCTCAGGAGATCAAG AACCCTGGCTTGCCCATTCAGAAGCTACAGGACATCCAAAGAGCCATGGAGCTGCTGTCCTGCCAGGGTCCAGCCAAGAGCATTGATGAGGCAGCCAAGCACAAGTACCAGTTCTGGGACACACAGCCTGTGCCCAAGTTAA ATGAGGTGGTGACGAGCCATGGGCCGATCGAAGCCGACAAAGAGAACATCAGGCAGGAGCCATATTCCTTACCTCAAGGCTTTATGTGGGACACTCTGGATCTCAGCAACGCAGATGTA CTGAAGGAGTTGTACACATTGTTAAATGAAAACTATGTGGAGGATGACGACAACATGTTCCGATTTGATTACTCACCCAACTTTCTCAAATG gGCCCTGCGTCCTCCTGGCTGGTTACCACAGTGGCATTGCGGAGTGAGAGTGTCCTCAAATAAGAAGCTGGTTGGCTTCATCAGTGCCATCCCTGCAGATATACACATCTATGACAC GCTGAAGAGGATGGTTGAGATCAACTTCCTGTGTGTTCATAAAAAGCTGCGTTCAAAGCGTGTTGCTCCGGTCCTGATCAGAGAGATCACACGGAGGGTCAACTTGGAGGGAATATTCCAAGCTGTCTACACAGCAGGAGTGGTTCTGCCCAAACCTGTGTCTACATGCAG GTATTGGCATCGCTCTTTGAACCCCAGAAAGCTTGTGGAAGTGAAGTTCTCCCACCTGAGCAGGAACATGACCCTGCAAAGAACCATGAAACTCTACAGACTATCAGAT AGCACCAAGACCCCGGGTCTGCGGCCGATGGAGAGGCGCGATGTCCGTCAGGTGACCGAGCTGCTACAGAAGCACCTGAGGCGTTTCCAGCTGGCACCCTcgatgggagaggaggaggtggctcACTGGTTCTTGCCACAGGACAACATCATAGACACATTTGTAGTGGAG ggTGCTGGTGGTGTGCTGACAGATTTCACTAGTTTCTACACTCTGCCCTCTACCGTGATGCACCACCCTCTCCACAGGAGCCTGAAGGCTGCTTACTCTTTCTACAGTGTTCATACACAAACCCCGCTACTGGACTTAATGAATGATGCACTGATCCTGGCTAAACTG AAAGGCTTTGACGTGTTCAATGCCTTGGATCTAATGGAGAATAAGGTGTTTCTGGAGAAGCTCAAGTTTGGCATTGGAGATGGGAATCTGCAGTATTACCTCTACAACTGGAAATGTCCCCCTATGGACCCCGATAAG GTTGGCCTTGTACTCCAGTAG
- the LOC144537802 gene encoding SPRY domain-containing SOCS box protein 2, giving the protein MGLKLSVWLYSMTADSPPSCSSAFPPLAVPPPSRLAVTLNSSPVAPGDSRSHWSSAHCSPHFLLSACREEVTRTPVEQSSDGVRAEMGVKSGLHVWELLWSPAHRGSHAVMGVSCQNCPLQASGYEALVGGDCQSWGWELKTNQLWHGGQSLGMYPGERKRCHSEGAEAPLPVPERVLLVLDADAGTLGYVVDGCFLGVAFKDLPRGVELFPAVSSVRGGATIRLRYLNGATRDPPALMALCGLSIRRSLGQQRQNQTDKLPLPPFLQRYLLPSL; this is encoded by the exons ATGGGCCTTAAACTGTCAGTTTGGCTGTACAGCATGACGGCTGACAGCCCTCCATCCTGTTCTTCGGCATTCCCTCCACTGGCTGTCCCACCCCCCTCCCGCCTGGCAGTCACACTGAACTCCTCTCCGGTTGCCCCAGGAGACAGTCGGTCACACTGGAGCTCCGCCCACTGCTCCCCTCACTTCCTGCTCTCGGCCTGTAGAGAGGAAGTGACACGCACACCTGTGGAGCAGAGCAGCGACGGGGTGAGGGCGGAGATGGGGGTGAAGAGCGGGCTGCATGTCTGGGAGCTGCTGTGGAGCCCCGCCCACAGAGGAAGCCACGCCGTGATGGGCGTTTCCTGTCAGAACTGCCCTCTGCAGGCCTCGGGGTACGAGGCGCTGGTGGGCGGAGACTGCCAGTCCTGGGGCTGGGAGCTCAAAACCAATCAACTGTGGCACGGCGGTCAGAGTCTGGGGATGTAcccaggagagaggaagaggtgtcactctgaAGGTGCAGAGGCTCCTCTCCCCGTCCCTGAGCGCGTCCTGCTGGTGTTGGACGCCGACGCAGGGACTCTGGGATACGTTGTTGATGGCTGCTTCCTTGGCGTGGCGTTCAAGGACCTCCCTCGGGGGGTGGAGCTGTTCCCGGCGGTGAGCAGTGTAAGGGGAGGAGCCACCATACGGCTGCGCTACCTAAACGGTGCCACAC gtgatCCTCCTGCCCTGATGGCTTTGTGTGGGCTGTCCATCCGACGGTCTCTAGGGCAACAGAGGCAGAATCAAACAGACAAACTGCCTCTACCCCCTTTTCTCCAGCGCTATCTGCTTCCCAGTCTATAA